Genomic DNA from Chitinophaga lutea:
ACAACGCAAAATATGTTACGGCGTTGGCTGGTTAAAGGATATATATTACATTCACGCCATGTTAAAAGCAACTGACATCAGGATAGGTAACCTTCTTTCTCACAAGGGGAAGATATCTCCAGTGGAGTGCATAGACTCCAAGGAAGTAAACCAGATTGAAAGGGTTATGCTCGGTTACCCTGTTGCTTCGTTCGTCTATGATGAGGGGGAATTGGCGGGCATCCCTCTTTCAGAAGAATGGTTGCGGAAATTCGAGTTCATCCTTGCTGTGGTTCCCGATTACATCGACGCGGCAGGTCAATTAACAACTGGCGATTCTCATTGGATATCCCAGGACGAAGGTTTTTGCCTGCATTTTCATAATGGTGAAGCCCTTCACGGGAAGCGGCGCATTCACTACGTCCACCAGCTGCAGAACCTGTACCACGCCCTAACCGGCGAAGAGTTAGTGAAAAGATAGTTTGCACTGAAGATATCATGCATTAGGCGGGCAATGTCCCGCCTTTTTTATTTCCCCAAAAAAATCTTCCAAAAAAAGCACAGGAATACAACGGACAATAATTTTGTGATTGTATTCGGATTGAAAACATTGTTTGTTAACCCACTTTCTTCTCTCCCTCAATGGGTTCAGTCCGCATAGAATGATCATTGTTAACCTAAGTTCTTCTCAAATGAAGTTCAGACCGCAAATTTTGGCAAAACTTTCTGTTAAACATAAAGGGTTGTCCAAACACTTACTGGGACTGTTGGCCGATAAACTAGCTGCCAAAGTAACAGAAGAATCAGAAATCGAGGGCGCTATCACCGAACTTGATGATTCACTTATCCCCGTTTCCGAACTGGCAAAACTTCTGCAGCAGGAAGGCGACCGTCGCGTAGCGGCAGTTCAAAAACCTGTTGAAGCAGATCCTGAAACGGAGGAAGATGACGAAAAACCGGCTCAACCGTCAGCCAGAAAGGGCAAAGAAAAAGGTGCCGATGACCCACTCACGAAATTGATGGGTATGGTGCAAACTCTCACAGGAGAGATTGCGGCAATCAAAAAAGGCGAACAGCAGAAAACACTGAGCCAGCAGCTTCACGAAAGGCTGAAGGAAAAGGGAATACCTGCTGTCTTTGCAAAAGGCCGTACAGTAGAGAAGGAAGAAGACATCGACGCAGTTGTTACTGAGATTGAAACTGACCACGCCGCCTACAAACAGGAGTTGGCCGATCAGGGTTTTTCCCAGATAACAAAACCACTGGGAGGTAAGCAGGCAGGCACCGACAAGGTGGATCCTGACATCGCTGCTTTCTCCAAAAAACAAAACGAAAAGTCATTACCCACTAAAAATTAATCCAAATGGGAGTAGGTTTTAAAAGAACTCTCACTACCGGCGACATTCCCGTTTTCCAGGGCGATGGCAAGGATATTCAACTTGCCCAGGGTGGTTTTCTGTTGGACATCACAGGTCTCCCGGCCTCCAGTGTCATTAAGGCAGGAACACCTATGAGTTTCGACGAAAGCACGAGAATTGCCAAAGTGATCATTACCGGTGTTGTCTACGAGAACGCCGGTGCGGCCGCTACTTCTTACAAGGTCGAGAAAGGCCACAGCTTTAAGGTTGGCGACAATTTCGGTGCCGTCGTTGGGGACGATGCATATCCTATTACAGTCATTGATACATCAAATGCCGCATACGACATGATCACGGTGGGGACAACCATCGGCGCAGTCGCTGCTGGCGCTTTGGTGTTCAAGTCCTCTGCAACTGGCGCAAATGCAGCCGCATTCGCTTTCCCGCCCAAAGGGTTGCTGTTTGCCGAAACAACGGTAGAAAGCGGCGAAAGTGTTTCAGTTGTCATTCGAGGCACCGTATACGCCCGCAGGGTGCCGTATTCTGCAGATCTCGCTGCGGCGTTGCCCTTAATTATTTACTCACAATCCTTTTAACATGGCTATAGTAGCATCAATATTTGGCAACCTGGCCAGCCAACAAAATTTGCAGGCCTTGCTGGACAACTCACAAGATGTGCTGTTTGGCCAGTCGGTATGGCGCCAGTATCTGGATTGGGGCCTGCCGCAAATCGAACTTACGTTCGATACCGTTATCGGACGCTCCAGAATCGAAGCTGCTGCCTCAATTGTTGATCCGGACTCTCCGGCGCCGTTGAGAAGCCGCGGAAAGCTCGAACTCCTGGAGGGGAAGATACCGACCATGAAGGAATCTTTTAAACTGAATCAGAAGGACTACAGGGCATTGCGTATGCTGGAAGCCTTACCGATTTCAGACGCAGAAAAGAAGAATCAGCTGATCAAAAAGCTGTATGATGACGTGACAAACGCCGCCACGTCAACCGACCGCCGGCTCGACATGATGTTCTGGCAGGGCATTTCCAATTTCAAGATCGACATCAATCTGACAAACAATCCTGATGGTGTTGCGTTCGGAGAAGTTGATTTGCTGGCTGCAGAAGACCAGTCCCGGACTGTCGCTGTTGTGTGGTCTGACGCCGCCGCAGACCCTTTCAAGGACATCAACGAAGTTGTAAACTACGCCGCTGCAAAGGGCCGCAAGTTTGCTGAAATCTGGATCGAAAGCGAAACCTGGTTGAACATCAAGAATCTTGACAAAGTGAAGTCGGCAATTTCTGGTTACCTGAATCCGGGGAGCAACAAAAATTTTGTTGTCACCCTCAATATGGTGAACGAGTATCTGTCGGCCAACCAACTCCCTGTCCTGAAAATCGTGAATGTGCGAAGTATGGTAGAGAAAGACGGCAAGCCGCAGATTCTCAATCCGTTCAAAAAGGAAAATGTGGTGTTTGTACCCGCCGGTAAACTCGGGTTGGTACATAATGCTCTCACGGTCGAGGAAATGGAACCGGTTGAAGGTATAACTTATGCCAAGTATGACCGTACTCTGGTTAAGAAGTACCGTGACAACAGCCCGTGGACTGAATTCACAGAGGTTGAGCTCAATGCATTTCCTGCACTGGAAGCAATCGACGGCATTTACCTGTTGAAAACTGATGTGGCAACCGCGTAAAGTTCGTTGAACCGATGAGTAACCAGGAATACCTCACTACCATCCTAGGAAAATTCGGAGTATCCGACCAGGAGATTATTCTGATCATGATCGAGCAGGGCATAGACCCGAACTCCCCCATATCGGGGAAAGCTGACACGGTGGTCCTTAAAACAGCCATCCATGCGCAGCTACCATTAATGCTCGCCGGTGTTCAGGATGTTTCCGAGGGCGGGTACTCCATTAAATGGAACCTGGATGGTATCAAAGCATGGTATTCGGCGCTGGCCGGTGAACTCGGCCTTCCTGACCTGTTAACCCCCGTTCCAACAGTAACCGGTGTAAAGCCATGGTGATCATACAGTACCCGCACAAGTTGATGGCAAATATCGTTACTGGGTCAATCCAGGACACGAACGGCAATCCAGTTCCGGGAGCTACTGAAACCATCGAACTCACCTGCAGGGCTGAACCCAATGGCTCCGGCCGTATGATTCAGCTGGCAAATGGTCAAAACATTGTGTATAACTGGATAGTGTACATGCCAAAAGGGGCTGCGGTCCTTGCCGATGGAGCGAAGGTCTCCATTACCCAAGACGGTCGGCAGATTGCGAAGGGGCAAGTGCTGCGATTTTCAAAAGGCCAGTTAGATGCTCGATTATGGTTATAAAGATCAAACCAAAGTTTTCCAAGGAGCAAATTCAAAAGATGCTTCAAGGTAAGCTTGAGGTTGTGCAGAAGGCCTACATCGAGCGCCTGAAATTCATCGGGGAAACCTTCGTTAAAAATGCGCGAACCAATGGCAACTACCAAGACCAGACCGGGAACCTTCGAAACTCAATCGGGTATGTTATCCTGAAAGATGGTAAGCAACTGATCGAAAACTTCAGCAGGTCGGCGAAGGTCAACAAGGCCGTAATCGATAAAAATGGCAAAGAACGAAAGGTGAGCACCAAAGGGGACGCATCTGGGACCAGTGTTGGACGAGAGAAGGCCCTGGAAGTCGCCCAAAAGTTTCCGTCCGGATTGGTTCTGATCTGTGTTGCCGGTATGGATTACGCGGCTGCCGTTGAAAGTAAAGGAAAGGACGTCATATCGTCATCGAGCACTTTGGCTAAAAACGAGCTGCGGAAAGCGGTGGAAGAACTCTGGAAGAAACTTCAGAAGCTATGAGAACAACATTAGATGTAGTTGATATTGTTTGGCAATGGCTCAATGCGAGTCCCTTAAAAGCGGCCATTACTGGCGGTATTTACAAATATCGCCCTCAAAATTCAACATCAGAAGATGTTGTGATCAATAGCCTCCCGATCACCGGCGAACAGGTTCAAGAAGGCGTAGTGAATGTGAATATCCATGTTCCCAACCCAATTCTCAACAGCAACGGCACCCAAGATCAGAGCCAGGCGAATCACCCTCGATTAAAAGAGCTGGCAAGTATTGCGGTTGAATCGCTCACCGACATATGGGTAGAGAGCGCCGAGGTGAATTTTACCGTTCAGAACCAGATGGTATTTCCTGAGCCAGACAACAATGAGCACTACGTGAATATTCGTCTTTCATTCATTTCTGTTAACCTTTAAATTTTCATAAAAATGGCTAAAAAGTCAATCGGTCTCGCATCATTAAAGATGGGCGATATTGCCGCAGATGGCGGTATGGGCGCCGCGCTTTCCGCGCTCGGCGCCACTGTTTCCGACACGGCGGTGCTGGCCAATGAAGCAGCCTCTGTTACTGACTTCCTGGTAGAAGAGCAGGATGACCCTTTCTTCTCGCAGTCCACACCCGGCAAGCGTACGCTGACCTGGAGCACCTATGATGTTGACCCCGCAACGCTGGAACGTGTATTTGGCGGCACCTATACACCGGCTACGGCACTTGTCGGTGCTTCGTGGGAGGCTCCTGCATCAACGCCCACCATTGAGCAGTCTATCGAGTTAACCACGAAGGACGGCTGGGTGATCTCCATCGTACGCGCGAAAATCGATGCTGTGCTTCAGTGGAACTTCCAGAAGACCAAGCTGGCCCAGGTCGATCTGACCGCTACCATTCTCATCCCGACCAAAGCAGCGACCTCGCCGCTTAAGATCGTTAACCCTGACCTGGCGGCGTAATTCTAACCCGGTATGACAAAAGAAGAAAAGGAAATACTTGCAGGTACAGCCGATACTATCCTGGAGAAGCCGGTACTCCTGATCGTTGATAGATTAAACCCAAAGTGGTGGGAAAAGATCGCAATCAAACTTGGCTGGTTAAAGGCCAAGCGAAAGTTTGAGATCCGCCCTGCTACTTTGGGTTCTGTGATGAAGATATCCCGGCTTATGCTGGAGATTGAACCGGTCAAGGACGGCACATCTCCCATTGCGGCGAACTATCAGCTACTCAGTCAGCACGGGGAACGCTTGGCGGAGGTTATTGGTCAGGCAATCACCAACACGGAAGCCGGCCCCTCCAAAAGCCTTGTACGCTTCATCCGTGAAAACATGACTGGTAGCGAGATTCTAACCGTGACCATTGTAGTTATGAAGCAGTTAAATGTTTCAAATTTCTTAAGCACTATCACCTTGATGAGAGGGGTGAGCCTGCTAAAACCAGAGGAGTCAATAGCCTCTGGGGGACAATCGGCGGCCTGATAAAGTATTTCCGACTCTCTGGGAAGTTAAACCCGCTTCAAACCATATTGTGGGAGATCAGTTGGCCCAATCTGCTTATGCTTTCGGCTGCAATACCATCGTATGAAAAAGATTCAGAATTAAGCGATGGACCAGTTGAGGCAATTAACCCAAAAGATGTAACCAATTTCTTCGGCTTCTAAAACTTTACTATGTCGGTTGAAATAGATGGCTCATTAGCGTGGACTGCAAACCTCGATTTCAGCGACATTGAGAAAGAGATTGCTGCGCTTGAAAACCGGTTGTTGGCAGTCAACAAATCTGCCAGTGAAGCATTTGCCGGTACTGGCAAGAAAGTCGATGCCATTTTCAACCCTGCTAACATTCAGCAGTTCGGGTCAGCTGCTGAGGCCGCGGTCAAGAGCCTGTCCAGGGCTGCTGAGCTCTTACAAGATACGTTCGGCGCTGAGAAGTTAGAGAAGCTGGACGAAGAACTCCAAAAGGCAACCAATCATGCCGAAGAATTCGGGGTCATTCTAAATTTCATTCAGGAGAACGCCAAGGACTTGTCTGTTGGTGACCCAGAAGCTACCGCCCAGGTAGAGCAGTCCATTAATGCCATCCGGGAGTCAGTCCAGGGAGCAAGCGCTGCCGTAGAGCAGTTCGATGAGAAGTTCGAGAGCGCAACGGCTACAGCCGGCACATTGTACGGCCAAATTCAAAATCTGGAGAATGAGATCGTGGAGATCGAGCGTCTGATGGAAGCGAGCAACGATAAGACCGAACTATCCAAACTAAATGATCAGTCCAGGGAATTGAACGCCCAACTGGACTCCATGAAAGCCCGCTTCCAGTCGTTGCGGGACAGCAATTTTGGCAAGGTAGGCGCCGCTCCTGCCGCCATTAACCTCGACACCGCCAGCAAAAAGGAACTCAAAGGCAACCTGCAGGAACTTACTGCCTATGCTGAAAAGCTGAAGCAGGCTTTAAGCTTCAGTGATACCGACGCCGCAACTCAAAAGTACAACAAGGCTCTGGCTGATACAAAAGCCAGAATCGATGAGGTGAATGCCCGACTTGGGCAAACTGATGAGAAGGTCGTGAAGGTTTCAACACGCCTCGAACTCGTTCGGAACTTGCTGGCCAGCATGAAGCCCAGCGATGAAGGTTATCAAAAGCTCCTGGACGAAGCCATACAGCTCGAAAACCGGTTCAAAAACGTCAACCGGACTGTTGCCCTGCTCGGCTCAAACACTGCCGGTGTTCAGGCTCTTAAACAGGGTATTAACGGCCTCGTTGGAGGGTTCGGTGCCGCGGCGTCGGCTATGGCGCTTTTCAGTGGCGAAGAAGA
This window encodes:
- a CDS encoding DUF6706 family protein, with the protein product MSNQEYLTTILGKFGVSDQEIILIMIEQGIDPNSPISGKADTVVLKTAIHAQLPLMLAGVQDVSEGGYSIKWNLDGIKAWYSALAGELGLPDLLTPVPTVTGVKPW
- a CDS encoding major capsid protein; protein product: MAIVASIFGNLASQQNLQALLDNSQDVLFGQSVWRQYLDWGLPQIELTFDTVIGRSRIEAAASIVDPDSPAPLRSRGKLELLEGKIPTMKESFKLNQKDYRALRMLEALPISDAEKKNQLIKKLYDDVTNAATSTDRRLDMMFWQGISNFKIDINLTNNPDGVAFGEVDLLAAEDQSRTVAVVWSDAAADPFKDINEVVNYAAAKGRKFAEIWIESETWLNIKNLDKVKSAISGYLNPGSNKNFVVTLNMVNEYLSANQLPVLKIVNVRSMVEKDGKPQILNPFKKENVVFVPAGKLGLVHNALTVEEMEPVEGITYAKYDRTLVKKYRDNSPWTEFTEVELNAFPALEAIDGIYLLKTDVATA